From the genome of Candidatus Hydrogenedentota bacterium:
CCGTTGAGATTCGCGACGCTGCGGGCGCGTGGGTGGAAGTGGCGGACGGCGCGCAGGTGGCCGTCGGCGTGGACAAACCCGTCGTCGCGCGGCTGACCATAACCAACCTTGGCGAAGCCGCGTGGCTGCCGCAGGCGGAGGCGGGCGGCGCGGGCGGGGTTCACGTTATCGCGGGCGGCGTTCGTATCCCCGTAGGCGCCCGCGTCGAGCGGTTTGGACACGCGGTCCTCGAAGAAGTTACGCTGTTGCCAGCCGTTGGGCGCGAGCCTGGTCCGGTTGAGTTGCGTTTCGAAGCCGAAGGCCGAGCCGTGTTCGGTCCGCGGTATACGGTGGTAGTGGGTCCGTAAGCACACGGTATTTCCGAGGAGAAAAGCCATGAGAACGATCGCGGTTGTTACCCTTTCGCTGCTGATTGCACTGGCGTCCGCCGCGCAAGATGCAAATCCTGTACCGTCTTCCGCCGCCCCGGCGGCGCAGCCGCAACCGCCCGCCGGGAATATCGCCCTGGGCAAACCTTACAAGATGGAGCCCACGCCCGGATACGAACACTGCACCGACCCGGGCGACGCCGCCCAGCTCACCGACGGCGTGTACTCGGAAGGCTATTTCTGGACCCAGCAGACGACCGTGGGCTGGACGCACCAGCCGATCATCGTCGTGACCATCGACCTGCAGGAGGACCTGCCGATCAGCGGAGCGTCGTTCAACACGGGCGCGGGCGTGGCCGGCGTGACCTGGCCCATCGCCATCTACATGCTGGTCGCCGGCGACGACCAAATTTTCTACGAGGCCGGCGAACTCGTCTCGATGAGCGCCGAACATGGCCTCCCCGACCCCAGCAAGTACTCGGTGCACCGCTATTGGACCGACAAGCTCGAGACCCATGGCCGCTATGTGGCGTTCGTGTTCGGCGCACAGCCCTATGGTTTCGTCGACGAGATCGAGGTTTTCAAGGGCGACGAGGAATGGGTCCACCGCGCGTATGCGGGAACGCCTATCAAGAACATCAAGGACGCGATGGTCCGCGCGTCGATGCAGGAGGCCATTCGCCGCCGCATACTTCTGGATGTTGCCGGGCTCGAGGAGAAGCTGGCGAACGCCGCCATCGACGCGGGCGCCAAAGACGCCATCGCGGCTGGATTGAAAGACGCCAAAGACGCGGCCGCGAAACTTCCCGAGGCCCCGCTCGACACGTTCAAGGCCATCATGCCTCTCAACGGCCTGCACCGCGGGGTATTGGCTCTGCAGGGCGCGCTCTGGAACGCTCAGGGCTACCCGCCGCTCACGCTCTGGCAATCGCCTTTGTGGGACCAGGCATCCATCCTCGACGACCCGGCGAAGGATGCGTCGCCGAAGGTCGCGGTTCATCTCATGCGCAACGAATACCGCGCGGGCTGTTTCAGCATCTCGAACGCGACCCGCGAACACGAAACGGTGCTTGTGAACATCGCCGGGCTCCCCGGCGGCGTCAATCCCGGCTATATCAGGGTGCATGAGGTCCAGTGGACGGACACCAAGTCGGGCATTCCGGTGGCAGCCGCATTGCCCGAGGCGCCGAAACAGGACGGCGGCTATGCCATCGAAGTCCCTGCCGGTATGACGCGTCAGGTCTGGCTCACGTTTCATCCGGAAGACGTCGCTGCGGGCACGCATACGGGCGAGATCGCCGTGACGTCCGCGAAGCACGGCGCGCAGAAGGCGCCCGTCGAGATGCGGGTGTTTCCTTTCGCGTTCCCTGAGAAGCCGGCGCTTCATTTCGGCGGATGGGATTACACCAATGGCAACGGCAGCCGCGGGATCACGCTCGAGAACATGGCGCGGTTTATCGAACATTGCCGCGAGCATTTCGTCGATTCGCCATGGGCTACCAGCGGCGTGATGCCCTTTGGCCAATTCGACGCGGCAGGGGCTATGACGGCAAAACCCGATACCGCGGCGTTCGACGAATGGATGGCTCGCTGGCCCGACGCCGCCAATTACATGGTTTTCGCCGCGGTGGGGCCGAGTTTGGGCAACTTCGCCCAGGGCACGCCCGAATTCAACAAGGCCGTCGGCGAATGGGCCGCGTTCTGGGCCGGGTACATGCGCGATAAGGGCAAACAACCCGAACAGCTCGCGCTTCTGGTGCTCGATGAACCCTCCAGCGCCAAACAGGACGAAACCATTCTCCTCTGGGCAAAGGCCATCCGTGCCATGAACACCGGGATCCGCATCTGGGAAGATCCCATCTACGCCGGCGACATGACCAAGGCAAACCAGGAGATGATCGCCGCGTGCCACGTGCTCTGCCCCAACCGGCCCTTGTTCCTCCAAGGTCCCGAAACGTACCGGCAATATTTCGTTGATCGCCGGAACGAGGGCATCGCTCTTGACTTCTACTCATGCAGCGGCCCGGTCCGGCTGCTCGACCCTTACAGCTATCACCGCATGCAGGCGTGGGAATGCTGGAAGTACCAGGCCGAAGCCACGTACTTCTGGGCGCTCAGCGACACGGGCGGCGGTTCATCATGGAACGAATATGCCGCACCCGGCACCGACTACTGCCCGTTCTTTCTCGACGCGGTATCCGTCACGCCCGGCAAACACATGGAATCCATCCGCGAGAGCGTCGAGGATTTCGAGTACCTGGTCATGCTGCGCGGCGCCATCGCCCAGGCCGAAAAGGCGAACAAACCGGCCGAGACGATTGCCAAAGCCCGCGCCCTGCTTGAGGAGGCGCCCGGCCGGGTGCTTGAAGCCAGCCGCGCTGGCGCGCTGAACTGGAAAGAGCCGCTCGACCGTGACGTGGCGGACCGCGCGCGCCTCGAGATCCTCGAAACGCTCACGCAGCTGCAATAACATACGACAAGGAGATGCTGCCAATGTATTCGCTGACCCTGTTCATCACGGTGGGCCTGTCCGCGTCCGCGGCGGGAGCGGATGCCGCTCCGTTTTATGCCGACAAACTGGACTTGCTGTTCTATCTCGACGCCTCCGGGGAGCGGCGCCCGGTTCAATCCGCCGCGGACTGGGAACTCCGCCGCGAGCACGTGCGCGCCAATTTCCAGAAGGTTGCGGGGCCGTTGCCGCCGCGCGAAAACCTCCTTCCGCTGGACATTCAGGTCGAGGAAGAGCAGGAGTTCCCGAAATACGTCCGCAGGAAGATCACGTTCGCCGTTGAATCGTGGGACCGGCTTCCCGCCTGCCTGCTGCTCCCCAAAGGCCGGGAGGGCAAGGTTCCCGCGGTTCTGTGCCTGCACCCCACTTCCGAGTTCGGCAAGGACGTGGTTCTCGGCGTTAACGGCAAGGCCAACCGGCAATACGCCGCGGAACTGGCCGAACAGGGTTTCGTGACCCTCGCGCCAGACTACCCGGGATTCGGAGATTACAAGGACGCCCGGCAGCGCGCCTACAGCCGCGGATATACCAGCATGACCATGAAAGGCATCTGGAACCACATGCGCTGCGTCGATCTGTTGCAGAGCCTGCCCGAAGTCGATCCCGAACGCATCGGGTGCATTGGCCATTCGCTCGGCGGACACAATACGCTGTTCGTGGGGCTGTTCGACGAGCGCATCAAGGTAATGGTCACGAGTTGCGGGTTCACCCTTTTCGCCAAGTATATGGGCGGCGACCTCACGGGCTGGACCCACGACGGCTACATGCCTGCCATCGCCAGCGAGTTCGATAAAGAGCCCGCGAAGATGCCGTTCGATTTTCCGGACATTCTGGGCGCTCTGGCTCCGCGCACCGTGTTCATCAACGCGCCCATCAATGACGACAACTTTGACAATTCGGGCGTGCGGGACTGTGTCGAAGCCGCGCGGCCAATCTTCCGGCTCTACGGCGCCGAAGATCACTTGATAGCCGTCTATCCCGAGGCCGAACACGACTTTCCTGACCTCGAACGCACGCAAGCCTACGCGTGCATTCGCAGTGTGCTCGAAAGGGATTGAGAGGGAGTTGCCGCGGCCGCCGCGATTCGCGATCCGCATTTTTGTCGCGTGCCTCGCGGCGGCAAGAGAGGCGCGCTCGGAAAACCGCGCCGCAATGATCGGGAGGATGCGTGCGATGCTCAGCGATACGGCCCATACTGCCGGCAAAGAATACACCAATGACGGGCATATGACCCCGTGTGACGGCATGCCCTCGTCCGCGCGGCGGCGATTTCTGCTGGCGGTGGGCGCGGGGCTCGGGTTCAGCCAGATGCATGCAGGCGATGCATGCGCCACCGGGCCGGAGGAGGCGTTCGAGATCTATGACGAGAACACCCGGCTCCCGCTCACGGAAGACGGCGCGGCGGTCATCAAGAAGGCGTATGACCTCGGGCGCCGGCTCCACCGGGAACATGGGGGGTGTTGCAGATGCACGGTGGCCGCGCTTCAGGAAGCGCTCGATATGGTCCCGAATCACGGCGGCCTGTTCCGTGCGGCAACGTGCCTTGACGGCGGCGCAGCCCCCGGCAAAAAGTTGAGCTGCGGCTCCTTCACCGGGGCGGGCATTGTGATCGGCTATATCTGCGGCGCCGAGAACTTCGCCAGCACGGACCTTGCTCACAAACTGATACAGCGCGTGGCGCAAAAGTTTCAGCAGGCTTACGGAAGCGTCTTGTGCGAAGACGCCGCCAAAGGGGGAAACTGCCAGGAAGTGGTCGCCTCCGCGGCCCAATGGACGGCACAGGTCCTGCTCGAACAGTTCACCGGTTACACGCCGCCCGCCCAATGACCAGCCGGGCACGTGTTCCGCATGGCCCCTCCGGCTGTGGCGCAAAGAGCCAGCGGACCTGTCAGTACTCGGCGAGGAGGACGTCTTCGAGGCGGCGTTTGGGCACGTGGTGCACGTCGTTGTCGTCGCGGTAGTACTCGATCTTGCCGGGCTCGGTCACGATTTCGAGTTCGATGCGTTCGCGCGGTTTTCCCAGAGCGATAACAAGCAGGAGCTCGAACCGGTCCGCTGATAGCTCAAGGATGCTCCGCAGCTCCTCGCGTTTGATGCTGCCGATCATGCAGGCGCCGAGACCCATCTCGGCGGCGCCCAGGCAGATGGTCTGCGCGGCAATGCCTTGATCCCAGCCGAACGTTGCCGCGACCTCCTTGTCGCCGAGAATGATCACGTAGCCGCCGGGACGCTCGCCCGGGCTTGGGCCGTCCCAGTCTTTGAGATACCCCGCCCACGCCAGCGTGCCGAAGATCCTCTCGTTGAGCGCTTTGTCTCTCGCGATGACGTACTTCAACGGCTGGAGATTGGCTGCCGACGGGGTCAGACGCGCCAAGTCCACCAATTCCCGCAAGTCCTTCAAAGCGACTGGGGTATCTTCATAGAACCGCCGGATGCTCCGGCTTCGCAAAACCAAATCGCGCAGCATATGTTTCCTGCTCCTTGCGCGGGACCTGTCCCAAAATGGCTAATACTCTGAATACTGATTATGACGGCCGGCCGGGCCGGCTTCAAGTGTGTCGCAGGAACCGGAGACGGACCGGGCTGCTACTTTGCCGCTTCCGCCGCGGGCTCGAGATACAGGGTTTTCCATGAGATATACCCGAGATGGTTGGGCTGCCAGTTGCGCACGTCCGGCGATTTCAAGTACGGCCGCGTGTAGAAATAGATGGGAATGATGGGCGCGTCCTGTAGCAAGAGAGCTTCAGCCTGCTGGTACGTAGCGAGCCGGCCCTCTTTGTGCAGAATGGAAGCCCCCTTGCGCACCAGCCGGTCGTATTGGTCAGATGCGTAGCCCGTACGGTTGTTGCCGTTGCCGCTCAGAAAACACTCCAGGAAGTTGTACGGGTCGCTGTAATCGCCGATCCACCCCGAGCGCGCGATATCGTAGTTCAAGGTGTTCATCGAGTCCAGGTACACTTTCCAGTCCTGGTTCAGCAACTGCATCTCGACGCCCAAGGCTTCTTTCCACATCTGCTGGACGGCTTCCGCGATGCGTTTGTGGTCGTCGCTGGTATTGTAGAGCAGCTCGACCTGCGGGAAACCGTTCCCCTCGGGATATCCGGCCTCGGCGAGGAGGCGGCGCGCCTGTTCGACGTCGTAGGGCACGCGCGCGTTGCAGGTGTATCCGGCGGTATCCGGCGGCACGTAATGGAATGCGGGTCTGCGGCCTGCCTTGATCACTTGCCCCACCAGCGTGTCGCGGTCGAGGCTCAACGCAAATGCGCGGCGCACCCGCGCGTCGTCAAACGGCGGTTTCGTCGTGTTGAGACGGTAGTAGTACGTGCCCAGATACGGATCGATGTTCAGATAGGGGTACTTCTCCTTCTGATAGATCTCGATTTTGGGCAGGGGGACGTTCTCGGTGAGGTGCAGGCCGCCCGTGCGGAACGTACGATCCTCGGTCATGGTGTCCTTGATCGGATAAAACGAGATGGCTTGCAGACGGACCGCGTTCGCGTTCCAATAGTACGGGTTCTTCTCGACGCGGATGATCTTGTCGGGTTCCCATTGCGCCAGCTTGAATGCGCCGTTGGATACCATGTTCCCGGGCTGGGTCCACTTGGTGTCGCGAGCCGTCATCCCGCCGCGCGCTTCAATCACCTTCCGCGGAACCGGGTACCACGTGTAGTGAATGTGCAACGATAGAAAGTAGGGCGTGGGCTGCTCGAGGTGCACCTCGATGGTGTAGTCGTCGAGAGCCTTCATACCCACCTTCGAAAAATCCTTAAT
Proteins encoded in this window:
- a CDS encoding C-GCAxxG-C-C family protein codes for the protein MLSDTAHTAGKEYTNDGHMTPCDGMPSSARRRFLLAVGAGLGFSQMHAGDACATGPEEAFEIYDENTRLPLTEDGAAVIKKAYDLGRRLHREHGGCCRCTVAALQEALDMVPNHGGLFRAATCLDGGAAPGKKLSCGSFTGAGIVIGYICGAENFASTDLAHKLIQRVAQKFQQAYGSVLCEDAAKGGNCQEVVASAAQWTAQVLLEQFTGYTPPAQ
- a CDS encoding peptide ABC transporter substrate-binding protein; its protein translation is MKRAFSAYRRERAASVVLCVALAAVAGGCGGPTRADKASLEGVLLVGNGAEPQELDPHLVSGVPEHRILSALFEGLVDLEPATLQPIPGTAERWTVSPDGTVYTFHLRRDARWSNGDPVTAQDFLYAWERILTPALASEYASMLHCVVNARAFNTGEIKDFSKVGMKALDDYTIEVHLEQPTPYFLSLHIHYTWYPVPRKVIEARGGMTARDTKWTQPGNMVSNGAFKLAQWEPDKIIRVEKNPYYWNANAVRLQAISFYPIKDTMTEDRTFRTGGLHLTENVPLPKIEIYQKEKYPYLNIDPYLGTYYYRLNTTKPPFDDARVRRAFALSLDRDTLVGQVIKAGRRPAFHYVPPDTAGYTCNARVPYDVEQARRLLAEAGYPEGNGFPQVELLYNTSDDHKRIAEAVQQMWKEALGVEMQLLNQDWKVYLDSMNTLNYDIARSGWIGDYSDPYNFLECFLSGNGNNRTGYASDQYDRLVRKGASILHKEGRLATYQQAEALLLQDAPIIPIYFYTRPYLKSPDVRNWQPNHLGYISWKTLYLEPAAEAAK
- a CDS encoding alpha/beta fold hydrolase; the encoded protein is MYSLTLFITVGLSASAAGADAAPFYADKLDLLFYLDASGERRPVQSAADWELRREHVRANFQKVAGPLPPRENLLPLDIQVEEEQEFPKYVRRKITFAVESWDRLPACLLLPKGREGKVPAVLCLHPTSEFGKDVVLGVNGKANRQYAAELAEQGFVTLAPDYPGFGDYKDARQRAYSRGYTSMTMKGIWNHMRCVDLLQSLPEVDPERIGCIGHSLGGHNTLFVGLFDERIKVMVTSCGFTLFAKYMGGDLTGWTHDGYMPAIASEFDKEPAKMPFDFPDILGALAPRTVFINAPINDDNFDNSGVRDCVEAARPIFRLYGAEDHLIAVYPEAEHDFPDLERTQAYACIRSVLERD
- a CDS encoding nitroreductase family protein; this translates as MLRDLVLRSRSIRRFYEDTPVALKDLRELVDLARLTPSAANLQPLKYVIARDKALNERIFGTLAWAGYLKDWDGPSPGERPGGYVIILGDKEVAATFGWDQGIAAQTICLGAAEMGLGACMIGSIKREELRSILELSADRFELLLVIALGKPRERIELEIVTEPGKIEYYRDDNDVHHVPKRRLEDVLLAEY